The genomic stretch TGGACAAACTTGGTTGCGAATGTGCGACTTGAGTGGACGTCTGTCACGTCGTACACAAACGGGCGGTCCATGGCTCCGGGTTTTGTGAAGACGCCTTGGATAGACTGCTCCGACGGTTAATCATCAAGTCCCGTCAAAAGACGCTGCATGAAACCTTCAAAACTCACATGGATGCCCAGTTTGCCTGCTCCACTGCCAGATTTATCCTCCTCCTGCACCGCCTTCGCCGCAACGTAGGGTGCTTGGGCATAGACATGCCCTCCATACGCCGCGGGCGGAAAGTCCGTCATGTTGCCCTTCTTGAATGCCTCTGGGTTGAGTTTCGCCCAGGGCAATTCTCCCGCGGGTCTCCAGGCCGGCGTATGGCTCATGAACCGCTTGACACCActtctggagctgctgtCGGGGACCCGCGAGAACCTCATCGTCTCGGAAAAGTCCCTGCGGACAATCGCATCCTCGGCAGCGGCCATTGTGTATTATCGTTGCTCTTGTGCCTCTGTAGCTTGGTGTTTGTTGCTCTTTGTCTATACGGGcatccctttttttttacataAACATTCTCCCAGCGTCGTCCGCCCAATCGCGAGTCCACGCGAGTATAAGTAAGGACACAGCCATCGCTATAAGAAGCGCTTACACTGCGTGGGGAACCGAGAACCGGGGTCGATCTGGTCTCAGATGGAGAGTTGCACTGAGCCTCGGCTCAAGTCCGTAACCGCTAGCTTGCGAAAACCCGCGAAAGCCCGCAGCGCAGAGTTGCGACGGGCGCACCAGATGGTGAGCATGTGGATCTTGCCGGACTCTAATGAGTTCTACTGTAGGGGATTTTGCCTCTGATGTGGTAAGCATAGCAGATGGTGTTGTGTTACGCTGCGTCTGATGGATGCGACTGGCTACAAGCATGGCAGCACACGACTTTAGCTACCTAGGCATCATGACGATGCTGGCTTCGTTGGCAGCGCAGCTCAGCTTTCTATTCAAGGCTGGTAAAACGGTCATAATAAGGCTGCGGTGATTGTCAGGAATCAACCGCTGTGCTAAAGAGCAAACAGAACAATTCCACTACCTAAAGTCTTACATGGAACTCGTCAGTCTAGACCTATGTGCTGCCCAACTAGGAAATACGTATGCCAACCATACAGGAGTCTAGTGTTGGACAGCCCACAAGCTTAGAGATCATTTTGACAGCAAATTAAACAGTTTAATGGACTAAATTTACTAGTGGCGAGTGGCCTATAAGGGCAAAATGATGAGCTGAGTGAGCTGATTGCCAGTCGAGCTACAGAGGCTAAATAGGTGTGTGTGGTGATGGCATTAATAGTCTTGGGAATTTCAACTCACACTCGAATGAATACACCAATTGAGATCCAACGGGTCGACTTCATCGTATCCAGAATCATCTCAATACGGCTAGCAAATAAAATAGGCGATTACCTAGACAAGAATGCCAAAGATGGGATGGATGAATGCTCGACTTACCATGAAGCATAACTTACCCTAGACTACCGCCTAGAAACGCCgtgcttttgttttctttatttGGCTTTCCAAACAATAGCAGTCGCAATGATAATGCTATTCATCTGCCATCTTTAATTAAACAATATAATTCACCCAAGCAACCTCGCGGTTAAAATCGAACTTTATTCCTCGCAATCCCTCTCCTGTGATTCGCTGCTGAACGCGGTTGCCCATGTCTCAATGCCAACGTCAAGGCGTCGTCATAGATTCTCGCGTGCAACTTGTTTATTATGAGATCCCTACAAACGCCCACTCATTTGCTCACAACAACTCCCATCTCAGAACTTCACTttcatcgtcgccatcggcaCCTAATAATTAATTCTTGACTCACACACATCACTGACGGCGCAAAATGTTCTCGTGGAAGGCCCTCAGCAGGCCGTCCCAGATTCGCCATGACGAGGAACACCAGCCCCTGCTCCCTCAGTACAACGAGGCGACAGCGAGACAGACTCGCCTCCACGAGAAGCTTCACACATACCAGATGGTGCGGGCCCTTTCCAACGGCTACATGCCCTCCAACGAACAGGTCATCACGCACCTCCGCACCCTGCTGGCCGCCGATGTGCTCAATCCGCAGACGCCGGGCCTGAGTCCCTCGGGCAGGGCGCTGGTTCGCACAACGCGCATATGGCTCGGCGAGCTGATTGACCTGATGCAGTCCAAAAACTCAAAGGACCAGATCCAGGATTTTCTGTGGTACTTGACCAAGGCGAGGCTGGAAGTAGACGTGGACACGTCGCAAATACACGCCAGGGCTACGATGGCGAAATGGAAGGCTGATGCGATGGCTGCTGTCGACAGCCTCAAGACGGTTGGATCGCTTTTACTTACTAATTCTGATTTCCGGATTCTCTTGACGGATCTATCTACTGTTTCACGGGAAGTTTTTCGGGACACGGCCTTTTCACTAAGAGATGTCGCCCATGATAcgggcaagaagctcgagccagcagaagaagaacagcaGGCCCTTAAAAAGCCCGGCGGAGATGACCAGCCCGCGCCGTCAACGGAGGATCTGCAAGAAGAAGTCATGGAAGTGGCTCAAATCGTTACGAGTGGCGCTGGCGATGTGGTAGGCACTGCAGCCCGCAGTGCTCGGGATCACCTCCAGGGAGAGGAGCAAGAGGCCCTGACACATCGCCTCAAGCAAGCCGTGCTGAAGCTTCGCAAAAGGCCAAATTACTCAGACTCCGTGTCTACGATATCGCTTCTCCTCAGGCAGTATCTCAAAACTTACGCCCGTGCAGCCGCTACTACGGCCGAGGCTATTGACGCTGATATCAACATCAACCCAGAAGGCAACGAAGCCCTGCGTGATTTCTGGCAGCTGATTACATCATTCGGCAGCAAGGACGCTTGGGATCAAGTCGAAAAGTCGTTTCATGAAGTTGCGGAAATCGGCGAATCTGATCCGGCGTTTGAAGATCTTGTAGACCAGGTCTCTAAGCTGGTGCAGGATATCATGATGGATCCAGACTTTTTCAGTAATGCGGAAAAGCGTTTTGAAGAGGTTCGCGATAAGTCGAAAGAGCTCGCCACGGAAACTTCCATCAGAGATAAACTTGATGATCTGCTGCGAAGCATAAGCTGGGCCTTGCGCGCTGTGGGCGAGGATGCAGAAGTCACTCAGCTGTCGCGTAGTTCAGCTCGCATTGCGCGCCTCATCTCGCCACCGGGTCAGTACATTAACCAGGAAATGGTCTCCGATTTAATAAACGTGTTTGTCCCAGTGTTGTTACAGGCAGTTCAGTATGTGCCAATTCCACGGCTCGAAGTTTCGACTCCGGACGTTGATTTGCTCGTTGAAAATTTAATCTTGGAACCTGGCCGGACTGTCAACAATTCTTCGTTTTTGCCGTATAGACTACAGGTTTCGACTCGGAATGACGTCGACATTCGCAAAGCCCGCTTCCAGATCCTGTCAACCGTCACGTCCCTGGCTACAATCAAAATCTCGGGACTGTCCATTGCGGCAGAGGAACTGGGAtactggctgcagctgcattcTGGCATCCTGGGATTTTCGGACAAGGGCCTTGCGAGCATCGAACTGGACGAGCGTGGCATTGACATCATTCTGGATATCGAAATCGGCCGAGACCGACTCGAGAAGATTGTCTCCCTGCGCAAAGCCAGTGTCCGCATCCACCATCTCAATTACACCCTTCGCGGCTCTAGGTTTTCATTCTTTGGCTGGCTTCTCAAGCCCTTTATCCGGCCAATCGTCAAACGGGCCATGGAGAGGAGCATCGCTTCCGCAATCGAGGACGGATTGCACACTCTGAACCGAGAACTCGTCTTTGCCCGAGAGCGTCTGCGCGCAACCCGAATTGCCAGCCCCGAAGATCTATGGACGTTTATCAGAGCCGTGGCCGCTCGACTCGTTCCCAGGCCTCATCCAGATGTCGAAGCCCGTATTGGCGTGCGTCCGGAGATATTCCGCGGCCGCTATGCTCCGGGAAGCCTGGTGGAGCTCTGGGAGCGTGAAGCCCAAGATGCCAGTCAGAAAATCTACGAGTATGAGCGAGGCGGATGGCGCAACGACATTTTCGGTGTGCGAACGCGTCCGGCGTAGTTGGACTTGTAAAGAAGCAACGAGTAATCAAAGGGGCCTGCGGCTTTGCGTGACTGACTCGTCATATCCGGTCGTGGGTGTACGgcataaaaaaaggaaaaaaggacCTGCGGCAACGGCACAGCTCGCTTTTTGCTTATACAGAGTAGGTATCCCGAATGGTTACGTGCAGTGCAAGTATTGGCTGACTGACAGCTTGGGTTGAAGTAGCGAATGGGAAAGGATGGTGGTGCGAAATAGCCACCATCCATAATCGGATGTAGCGGATTGCTTGAGATGCGGTTTGTTGCTGATCAAGCGCCGCCTCATCGGTCCAGATCCCGCAGGAATCGCCATGCTCGACTCGGGCAGCGAGTAACCCCGCGATTCCCCAAATGTTGGGCCGGAATATTCTTGGGCGGGCGGGCACATGGCCAGATCGGCTTCTCAATAGTCTTGGGCGGCTTCTTGGAGGCAGAAATGAGGTTAATGCAGCGCTGAGTTGGCGGGAAGGGCTTTT from Trichoderma atroviride chromosome 3, complete sequence encodes the following:
- a CDS encoding uncharacterized protein (EggNog:ENOG41), which codes for MFSWKALSRPSQIRHDEEHQPLLPQYNEATARQTRLHEKLHTYQMVRALSNGYMPSNEQVITHLRTLLAADVLNPQTPGLSPSGRALVRTTRIWLGELIDLMQSKNSKDQIQDFLWYLTKARLEVDVDTSQIHARATMAKWKADAMAAVDSLKTVGSLLLTNSDFRILLTDLSTVSREVFRDTAFSLRDVAHDTGKKLEPAEEEQQALKKPGGDDQPAPSTEDLQEEVMEVAQIVTSGAGDVVGTAARSARDHLQGEEQEALTHRLKQAVLKLRKRPNYSDSVSTISLLLRQYLKTYARAAATTAEAIDADININPEGNEALRDFWQLITSFGSKDAWDQVEKSFHEVAEIGESDPAFEDLVDQVSKLVQDIMMDPDFFSNAEKRFEEVRDKSKELATETSIRDKLDDLLRSISWALRAVGEDAEVTQLSRSSARIARLISPPGQYINQEMVSDLINVFVPVLLQAVQYVPIPRLEVSTPDVDLLVENLILEPGRTVNNSSFLPYRLQVSTRNDVDIRKARFQILSTVTSLATIKISGLSIAAEELGYWLQLHSGILGFSDKGLASIELDERGIDIILDIEIGRDRLEKIVSLRKASVRIHHLNYTLRGSRFSFFGWLLKPFIRPIVKRAMERSIASAIEDGLHTLNRELVFARERLRATRIASPEDLWTFIRAVAARLVPRPHPDVEARIGVRPEIFRGRYAPGSLVELWEREAQDASQKIYEYERGGWRNDIFGVRTRPA